From a single Nitrogeniibacter mangrovi genomic region:
- the prmC gene encoding peptide chain release factor N(5)-glutamine methyltransferase, producing MAAEPPSLGEALAHASARIGRVDARILLAHVLDKPVSYLVAFPERALSDAQQASLRELVRRRESGEPVAYLVGEREFYGRRFHVGPQVLIPRPETELLVDLAREAFPSGAGRVLDLGTGSGALAVTLACEWPAAEVVAVDASEAALSMAAKNAARLGASVRWVRSDWFEALAGEAPFDLIVSNPPYVGDADPHLSQGDVRFEPRTALAAGADGLDDIRRIVAAAPAFLRTGGCLLVEHGYDQAAAARELMEVGPFIGVHSWCDLAGIQRVTGARLDGGAEPA from the coding sequence ATGGCGGCTGAGCCTCCGAGTCTCGGCGAGGCGTTGGCGCATGCGTCGGCCCGTATCGGCCGCGTCGATGCGCGCATTCTGCTGGCGCACGTGCTCGACAAGCCGGTCAGCTATCTCGTGGCGTTTCCGGAACGTGCCCTGAGCGATGCGCAGCAGGCGAGCTTGCGCGAGCTGGTCCGGCGTCGCGAGTCCGGCGAGCCGGTGGCATACCTGGTGGGCGAACGGGAATTCTACGGGCGCCGCTTCCACGTCGGTCCGCAGGTGCTGATCCCCCGGCCGGAAACCGAGCTGCTCGTCGATCTGGCCCGCGAAGCGTTCCCGTCCGGCGCCGGCCGGGTACTGGATCTGGGGACCGGCAGCGGCGCGCTGGCGGTCACGCTGGCCTGCGAATGGCCGGCGGCCGAGGTCGTGGCGGTGGATGCCTCCGAGGCGGCGCTGAGCATGGCCGCGAAGAATGCGGCCCGGCTCGGGGCGTCGGTGCGCTGGGTGCGCAGCGACTGGTTCGAGGCCCTGGCGGGCGAGGCGCCTTTCGACCTCATCGTCTCGAACCCGCCCTATGTGGGCGACGCGGACCCGCACCTGAGCCAGGGCGACGTACGCTTCGAGCCCCGCACGGCGCTCGCGGCCGGTGCGGACGGGCTCGACGACATTCGCCGTATCGTCGCCGCGGCGCCGGCTTTCCTGCGTACGGGCGGGTGTCTTCTGGTCGAGCATGGCTACGATCAGGCCGCCGCTGCGCGCGAACTGATGGAGGTCGGTCCCTTCATCGGGGTGCATTCATGGTGCGATCTGGCCGGGATCCAGCGCGTCACCGGTGCTCGGCTTGACGGCGGCGCGGAGCCGGCCTAG
- the hemA gene encoding glutamyl-tRNA reductase encodes MPLFALGLNHHTAPLAIRERVAFGPERLLTALKDLTARCAQEAAILSTCNRTEVYFSTQEPQAAADWLAHFHSLPLADVSPYLYTYPDREAVRHVFRVASGLDSMVLGEPQILGQVKEAMRQAEEAGTLGTTLHKLFERTFSVAKEVRSSTAIGANVVSMAAASVHLAERIFERMKDQRVLFIGAGEMIELCAAHFAGTGPKQITIANRTPERALALAERFGGDTLRLELIGDLLHKYDVVVSCTASRLPIVGLGMVERALKARRHRPMVMVDLAVPRDIEREVEDLDDIFLYTVDDLAQVVASGRESRQAAVLEAEAIIDDRVQGFFHWLEGRGAVPVIRALREEADRLRQAELERAMRRLAKGESAEKVLESLSHGLTNKLIHGPSHYLNHAEGESLAEAGEMVSQLFKLGQR; translated from the coding sequence ATGCCCCTTTTTGCGCTCGGTCTGAATCACCACACGGCACCGCTCGCCATTCGCGAGCGCGTGGCGTTCGGGCCTGAGCGGTTGCTGACGGCGCTCAAGGATCTGACCGCGCGCTGTGCGCAGGAGGCGGCGATCCTGTCCACCTGCAATCGCACCGAGGTCTACTTCTCGACCCAGGAGCCGCAGGCGGCGGCCGACTGGCTGGCGCACTTTCACAGCCTGCCGCTGGCGGATGTCTCCCCGTACCTCTACACGTATCCGGACCGTGAGGCCGTGCGCCATGTGTTTCGCGTGGCCAGCGGGCTCGATTCGATGGTGCTGGGCGAGCCGCAGATCCTCGGGCAGGTCAAGGAGGCCATGCGCCAGGCCGAGGAGGCCGGCACCCTCGGTACGACGCTGCACAAGCTGTTCGAGCGCACCTTCTCGGTGGCCAAGGAAGTGCGCTCGTCCACGGCGATCGGTGCCAACGTGGTGTCCATGGCGGCGGCCTCGGTGCATCTGGCCGAGCGCATCTTCGAGCGGATGAAGGATCAGCGGGTGCTGTTCATCGGCGCCGGCGAGATGATCGAGCTGTGTGCCGCGCACTTCGCGGGGACCGGCCCGAAGCAGATCACCATCGCCAACCGCACGCCGGAGCGCGCCCTGGCCTTGGCCGAGCGTTTCGGCGGCGACACCCTGCGTCTCGAGCTCATCGGGGATCTGCTACACAAGTACGACGTGGTGGTCTCCTGTACGGCGAGCCGCTTGCCGATCGTCGGCCTCGGCATGGTCGAGCGTGCGCTCAAGGCGCGACGCCACCGGCCCATGGTGATGGTCGATCTGGCGGTGCCGCGCGACATCGAGCGCGAGGTGGAGGATCTGGACGACATCTTTCTGTACACCGTCGACGATCTGGCCCAGGTGGTCGCTTCGGGCAGGGAGTCGCGCCAGGCCGCGGTACTGGAAGCCGAGGCGATCATCGACGATCGGGTGCAGGGCTTCTTCCACTGGCTCGAGGGGCGTGGTGCGGTCCCCGTGATCCGGGCCCTGCGCGAGGAGGCCGACCGACTGCGTCAGGCCGAACTGGAGCGCGCCATGCGGCGCCTGGCCAAGGGCGAGAGTGCGGAGAAGGTGCTCGAATCGCTCAGCCACGGCTTGACCAACAAGCTGATTCACGGCCCGTCGCACTACCTGAACCACGCTGAGGGCGAATCGCTGGCCGAGGCCGGCGAGATGGTCAGCCAACTGTTCAAGCTCGGCCAGCGCTAG
- a CDS encoding sensor histidine kinase yields the protein MIPRARKNKAPGKGQQNSLFGEILDWMLAPLLFLWPISIIVTHNVADNIANEPYDRAMAESVRTLARLVKLDGPQVHVDFPAPPRTLFRADRDDTVYYQVADRQGEVVAGDWEIPWAPPPVRLLPDEVYYRDDVIQGEEVRIAYQFLRTEPDPTRAPVLVQIAETRNKRAELASQVVTGVLLPQFAIIPLAVILVWVGLSRGISPLSRLQTLIRRRRPTDLSPISTTGVPEELRPLIVAFNEMMSRLEENLQAQQRFIADAAHQMRTPLTGLRMQTELALDETDPELLHDSLSRIARSTERASHLINQLLTLARAESSSEKIYAVEQVDLEMLVREVAHDLFPRAQARAIDLGVEDTGWPLLIDGNPVMLNEMIANLVDNAIKYTPEGGSVTIRTQATDFAILEVEDTGIGIPEEDRERVFERFYRVLGSDADGSGLGLPIVREIAEMHRASVTLKPNPAGKGSIAQVVFPRSYARRRPLDDT from the coding sequence ATGATTCCGCGCGCACGCAAGAACAAGGCGCCGGGCAAGGGGCAGCAGAATTCGCTGTTCGGCGAGATCCTCGACTGGATGCTCGCGCCGCTGCTGTTCCTGTGGCCGATCTCCATCATCGTCACCCACAACGTGGCCGACAACATCGCCAACGAGCCCTACGACCGGGCCATGGCCGAAAGCGTGCGGACCCTGGCCCGGCTGGTGAAACTCGACGGGCCTCAGGTCCACGTGGACTTCCCCGCGCCGCCGCGCACCCTGTTCCGGGCCGACCGCGACGACACGGTCTACTACCAGGTGGCTGATCGCCAGGGCGAGGTCGTCGCCGGTGACTGGGAGATTCCGTGGGCGCCGCCGCCGGTGCGGCTGTTGCCCGACGAGGTCTATTACCGCGACGACGTGATTCAGGGCGAGGAGGTGCGCATCGCCTACCAGTTCCTGCGTACCGAGCCCGATCCGACCCGGGCGCCGGTGCTGGTGCAGATCGCCGAAACGCGCAACAAGCGCGCCGAGCTGGCCTCGCAGGTGGTGACCGGGGTGCTGCTGCCCCAGTTCGCCATCATTCCGCTGGCGGTCATCCTGGTGTGGGTGGGCCTGTCGCGCGGCATCTCGCCGCTCAGCCGTCTTCAGACCCTGATCCGGCGCCGCCGTCCGACCGACCTGTCGCCGATTTCCACCACCGGGGTCCCCGAGGAGCTGCGCCCGCTCATCGTCGCTTTCAACGAGATGATGTCGCGCCTGGAAGAGAACCTGCAGGCGCAACAGCGATTCATTGCCGATGCGGCCCACCAGATGCGCACGCCGCTGACCGGTCTGCGCATGCAGACCGAGCTGGCGCTCGACGAGACCGACCCGGAACTGCTGCACGACTCGCTCTCGCGCATCGCCCGCAGCACCGAGCGCGCCAGTCACCTCATCAACCAGCTGCTCACCCTGGCGCGGGCCGAATCCAGTTCAGAGAAGATCTACGCGGTGGAGCAGGTGGACCTGGAAATGCTGGTGCGTGAAGTGGCTCACGACCTGTTCCCGCGCGCCCAGGCCAGGGCCATCGATCTGGGCGTGGAAGACACCGGCTGGCCACTGCTGATCGACGGCAATCCGGTCATGCTCAACGAGATGATCGCCAATCTGGTCGACAACGCCATCAAGTACACGCCCGAGGGCGGCAGTGTCACCATTCGCACCCAGGCTACCGATTTCGCCATCCTCGAGGTCGAGGACACCGGTATCGGCATTCCCGAGGAGGACCGCGAGCGGGTCTTCGAGCGCTTCTACCGGGTGCTCGGCAGCGATGCAGACGGCTCCGGCCTGGGCCTGCCGATCGTGCGCGAGATCGCCGAGATGCATCGGGCCAGCGTGACGCTCAAGCCCAATCCGGCCGGCAAGGGCTCCATCGCGCAAGTGGTGTTCCCGCGCAGTTATGCCCGTCGCCGCCCCCTGGACGATACCTGA
- the prfA gene encoding peptide chain release factor 1 → MKASIRDKLDQLEARLAELDHQLADSAGLDGAALAKIGRERAEIEPVVIAYSAYRQAEADQAAARDMLSDPEMAELAREELGASEVQLERLQQTLQTALLPKDPDDRRNLFLEVRAGTGGDEAALFAGDLLRMYLRYAESRRWKVDTVSLSESELGGYKEAIVRISGEGAYGRLKFESGGHRVQRVPVTETQGRIHTSACTVAVMPEADEVEEVAINPADLRIDTFRASGAGGQHVNKTDSAVRITHLPTGIVVECQDDRSQHRNKAQAMSILAARIKDVQQRAQRESEAATRKSLVGSGDRSERIRTYNFPQGRVTDHRINLTLYKLDAVLEGALDELIDALLAEHQAEQLAALAGDGG, encoded by the coding sequence ATGAAAGCAAGCATTCGCGACAAACTCGATCAGCTGGAGGCCCGTCTGGCCGAACTCGACCATCAACTGGCCGACAGTGCCGGCCTGGACGGCGCCGCCCTGGCGAAGATCGGGCGCGAGCGTGCCGAGATCGAGCCGGTGGTGATCGCCTATTCGGCCTACCGGCAGGCCGAGGCCGACCAGGCGGCCGCGCGCGACATGTTGTCGGACCCGGAGATGGCCGAGCTGGCGCGTGAGGAGCTGGGGGCGTCGGAAGTGCAGCTGGAGCGTCTCCAGCAGACCCTGCAGACCGCCTTGCTGCCCAAGGACCCGGACGACCGGCGCAACCTCTTTCTCGAGGTGCGTGCCGGCACCGGTGGGGACGAGGCCGCGCTGTTCGCCGGTGATCTGCTGCGCATGTACCTGCGCTATGCCGAGTCGCGGCGCTGGAAGGTCGACACCGTGTCCCTGTCGGAGTCGGAACTGGGCGGATACAAGGAGGCCATCGTGCGCATCAGCGGCGAGGGGGCCTACGGGCGGCTCAAGTTCGAATCCGGCGGGCATCGCGTGCAGCGCGTGCCGGTGACCGAGACCCAGGGCCGGATCCACACCTCGGCCTGCACCGTGGCGGTGATGCCCGAAGCGGACGAAGTCGAGGAAGTGGCCATCAATCCGGCGGATCTGCGCATCGACACCTTCCGCGCCAGCGGCGCCGGCGGCCAGCACGTGAACAAGACCGATTCGGCGGTGCGCATCACCCACCTGCCCACGGGCATCGTGGTCGAATGCCAGGACGACCGCTCCCAGCACCGCAACAAGGCGCAGGCCATGTCCATTCTCGCCGCGCGCATCAAGGACGTGCAGCAGCGCGCCCAGCGCGAGTCCGAGGCGGCCACGCGCAAGAGCCTGGTGGGCAGCGGTGACCGCTCCGAGCGGATCCGCACCTACAACTTCCCTCAGGGGCGGGTGACCGATCACCGCATCAACCTCACCCTGTACAAGCTCGACGCGGTGCTCGAAGGCGCCCTGGACGAGCTGATCGATGCCTTGCTCGCCGAGCATCAGGCGGAGCAACTGGCGGCGCTGGCCGGCGATGGCGGCTGA
- the grxD gene encoding Grx4 family monothiol glutaredoxin — MSVQEQIKEFVSANPIVLFMKGTPQFPQCGFSATVAQILKLAGVAEYASVNVLADENVRQGIKEYANWPTIPQLYINGEFVGGCDIIREMYENGELQEMLKEAGANAAG; from the coding sequence ATGAGCGTTCAAGAGCAGATCAAGGAGTTCGTCTCCGCCAACCCCATCGTCCTTTTCATGAAAGGGACTCCGCAGTTTCCCCAGTGCGGGTTCTCCGCGACGGTCGCGCAGATCCTGAAGCTGGCCGGTGTGGCGGAATATGCCTCGGTGAACGTGCTGGCCGATGAGAATGTACGCCAGGGCATCAAGGAATACGCCAACTGGCCGACGATTCCTCAGTTGTACATCAACGGCGAGTTCGTGGGCGGCTGTGACATCATCCGCGAGATGTACGAGAACGGCGAACTGCAGGAGATGCTCAAGGAGGCGGGCGCGAACGCCGCTGGCTGA
- a CDS encoding response regulator, translated as MRILLAEDDAVIADGLVRALKRAGYAIDHVATGSEADTALVGQSYDLVILDLGLPKLPGIDVLKRLRGRKSAMPVLILTAQDGVEDRVRGLDAGADDYLTKPFALPELEARVRALTRRGTGQPKCIELGQLSYDQADRVVKVGGLVVEFSAREMGLLEIFILRAGRLVSKDQLVDHLCGWGEEVSNNAIEVYVHRLRKKLESSGVRIVTVRGLGCCLEKPDGDAAGA; from the coding sequence ATGCGGATACTGCTTGCCGAGGATGATGCCGTCATTGCCGATGGCCTCGTGCGAGCCCTGAAGCGTGCCGGTTATGCGATTGATCACGTGGCGACCGGATCCGAGGCGGATACCGCGCTCGTCGGTCAGTCCTATGATCTGGTCATTCTCGATCTCGGTTTGCCGAAACTGCCCGGCATCGACGTGCTCAAGCGCCTGAGGGGGCGCAAGTCGGCCATGCCGGTGCTGATCCTCACGGCGCAGGACGGGGTCGAGGATCGGGTGCGGGGGCTCGATGCGGGGGCCGACGACTACCTGACCAAGCCGTTCGCGCTGCCCGAACTCGAAGCCCGGGTGCGCGCCCTCACGCGGCGCGGCACGGGTCAGCCCAAGTGCATCGAGCTCGGTCAGCTGAGCTACGATCAGGCCGACCGGGTCGTCAAGGTCGGCGGATTGGTGGTCGAATTCTCGGCGCGCGAGATGGGGCTGCTGGAGATCTTCATCCTCAGGGCCGGGCGCCTGGTGAGCAAGGATCAGCTCGTCGACCACCTGTGCGGCTGGGGAGAGGAAGTGTCCAACAATGCCATCGAGGTCTATGTGCATCGCCTGCGCAAGAAGCTCGAATCGAGTGGGGTGCGGATCGTCACCGTGCGTGGCCTGGGGTGCTGCCTGGAAAAACCCGACGGCGACGCGGCGGGTGCCTGA